A window of the Lactuca sativa cultivar Salinas chromosome 7, Lsat_Salinas_v11, whole genome shotgun sequence genome harbors these coding sequences:
- the LOC111883824 gene encoding F-box/LRR-repeat protein At4g29420, translating to MAYFEVVPHWVFLMFLFVFLDSGHNLVELEVKNAWLSVDNLNQMLMVTSLTLESMRLNDKELTQLNKSFPNLQVFNLIDVRGFKLPKIHLLHLKTCHWTITDAPPFINVIAPNLITLRIECKKRAAIRVEAPLLTHFHLSIPHADPLLLRRYGSIKTAWIEASLIYPLLAQLRYTDTLDHLTLDSLGLIRGPFGIFKFTLQNLINIFPNMTSLCFRSRAWSAFQTRASIFGIGMEGLKTFCGYLMIVDLSSTLYSVAYVLDQCYNLVDVSLLIHRNVSSNVSKDFMRTCMLRWPKLNWRWGTWEEGKEDSWISDEDLMQISSYKKPELRCVKKQRR from the coding sequence ATGGCATACTTTGAAGTTGTTCCTCATTGGGTATTCTTAATGTTCCTGTTTGTTTTCCTTGATTCAGGTCACAATCTTGTTGAATTAGAGGTGAAGAATGCATGGCTTTCTGTGGACAATCTGAATCagatgttaatggtaacaagtttaacactcgAATCCATGCGATTAAATGACAAGGAATTAACCCAGTTGAATAAGTCCTTCCCTAATCTTCAAGTTTTTAACTTGATAGATGTTAGAGGATTTAAACTACCCAAAATCCATCTTCTCCACCTAAAAACATGTCACTGGACTATAACTGATGCTCCACCATTTATAAATGTTATCGCACCCAACCTTATCACACTCAGAATCGAGTGTAAAAAGCGTGCTGCAATTCGTGTTGAAGCTCCATTGTTAACTCACTTCCATCTTTCCATTCCTCATGCGGACCCACTTTTACTCAGAAGGTATGGGAGTATAAAAACAGCTTGGATTGAGGCTTCACTCATTTACCCCTTACTTGCTCAGCTTCGATATACAGATACCCTAGATCATCTAACTTTGGATTCACTAGGTTTGATTAGAGGGCCTTTTGGAATATTCAAATTTACCCTACAGAATTTGATCAATATTTTCCCCAACATGACTTCTTTATGTTTTCGGTCAAGGGCATGGTCGGCATTTCAGACGAGGGCTAGCATATTTGGGATTGGGATGGAAGGATTGAAAACTTTTTGTGGGTATCTGATGATAGTTGACCTTTCATCGACTTTATATTCGGTTGCTTATGTACTGGATCAATGCTATAACTTGGTAGATGTCTCTTTACTTATCCACCGTAATGTTTCTTCTAATGTATCGAAAGATTTTATGCGGACATGCATGCTGAGGTGGCCTAAACTAAATTGGAGATGGGGAACATGGGAGGAAGGAAAGGAAGATTCTTGGATTAGTGATGAAGATTTAATGCAAATATCATCTTACAAGAAGCCTGAGCTTCGATGTGTAAAGAAACAAAGACGTTGA